A single Muntiacus reevesi chromosome 9, mMunRee1.1, whole genome shotgun sequence DNA region contains:
- the LOC136174985 gene encoding olfactory receptor 5W2-like — protein MERGNCSSLTEFILLGITDNPGIKVTLFTLFFLVYLINFLANLGMIILIRLDSQLHTPMYFFLSHFSFCDLCYSTAIGPKMLIDILAKNKSIPFYGCALQFLVFCIFADSECLLLAVMAYDRYKAVSSPLLYAVSMSSRACSLLMAGVYLLGMTDALIHTTLAFRLCFCGSNEINHFFCDLSPLYLLSCSDTRVNELALFTVFGFIELSSISGVLVSYCYIILAVLKIHSTEGRLKAFSTCTSHLTAVAIFQGTILFIYFRPSSSHTLDQDKITSLFYTLVIPMLNPLIYSLRNKDVKDALEKIKNKRWF, from the coding sequence ATGGAAAGAGGAAATTGCTCATCCTTAACTGAATTCATACTGTTGGGAATTACTGATAACCCTGGGATTAAAGTAACCCTATTTACCCTGTTTTTCCTTGTTTATCTCATTAACTTTCTGGCAAATCTCGGGATGATTATTTTAATTAGGTTGGATTCCCAgctgcacacacccatgtactttttcctcagccatttctctttctgtgaccTCTGCTATTCAACAGCAATTGGCCCCAAGATGTTGATAGACATTTTAGCCAAAAACAAATCAATCCCCTTCTATGGCTGCGCGCTGCAGTTCTTGGTCTTCTGTATCTTTGCAGACTCTGAGTGTCTCCTACTGgcggtgatggcctatgaccggtacAAGGCCGTCAGCAGCCCCTTGCTCTACGCGGTCAGCATGTCCAGCAGGGCGTGCTCCCTGCTCATGGCGGGGGTTTACCTGCTGGGGATGACAGATGCTTTGATCCACACGACATTAGCATTCCGCTTATGCTTTTGTGGGTCAAATGAGATTAaccatttcttctgtgacttATCCCCACTTTACCTCCTCTCCTGCTCTGATACACGGGTCAATGAGTTGGCATTATTCActgtttttggttttattgaaTTAAGTTCCATTTCAGGAGTCCTTGTTTCTTATTGTTATATCATTCTAGCAGTCTTGAAGATCCACTCTACAGAAGGGAGGCTCAAAGCTTTCTCAACCTGCACCTCGCATCTAACTGCTGTGGCAATTTTCCAGGGAACTATACTCTTCATATATTTCAGACCCAGTTCTTCCCACACTCTAGATCAAGACAAAATTACCTCATTGTTTTACACCCTTGTGATTCCCATGCTAAACCCTCTGATCTATAGCCTACGGAACAAGGATGTGAAAGATGCcctagaaaagataaaaaataaaagatggttttaa